The sequence below is a genomic window from Humulus lupulus chromosome 3, drHumLupu1.1, whole genome shotgun sequence.
AATTAATCTTCAAAGTTTGATGCTTCCTCTGAGACATTATGCTGATTGTGTCATCCACCTTTTAAGATGATCGtataatgaaatatatatttGAAGGGAAAATAGTGGGGTTTTTTTCATTTGATACAAGTGACTGAACTATATGTAAACTGTGGGTGACAACTAAATCGGCATTTCATGTAGAATGATCATCATAAGCGTCTGTTTGACATATCTGAATAATATTGAAATCATCTAGCAATTTAAGTGTGTTTCATGGTTTTGCTCAATAGGTACATTATAGAGGCCAACAATGAGACTACTATATCTTAGTCAGTTTCCATTCTATCTGTAGTGATTCTTTTAGTTGTTTTGAAATTGCTTTTGCCAGTAAATATTCATGACTAACGATTTAATGATTATGAAAATAGATAATGGAAATGCATGGCCCAAGTTTATGGGATATTTGGAACACTAATAACCAAATGTAAGAAATTGTGTGTTCTTTCTTCCTCCTCCCAAGTTACTCTTTCCAATGTTTCAGATTTTATTATCTATTCTTAATATACACATAAGATATTTGAATAATTTCCTTTTGGTATTTACATTGATTATTTCTAAATGTCTACTCTTTTTAAAGGTTGTCTGAAGATACAGTTGCTTGTATAGCAGTGGAGGCTATATCAATTCTAGAACAGCTTCATTTCAAAGGGTACATTGTTAATCATTCTTATATcttatattttcttttacttTATCCTACTCTAATTATTTTTGTGTTTCCTAATTGGACTCCAGTTTTGTGCATGGAGATGTTAAACCTGAAAACTTTTTGCTTGGTCTGCCCGGAACACCTAATGAGAAGAAGTTGTATCTTATTGATCTTGGTTTGGGTAAGTGTTTGCTGGTGAACATGTATAGGATCAATAGGACAACAGAAAAACCATGACAATCTGCTTTTGTACCTATCATAATTATTGCACCAAACTAATCTTACTTTTCTTCTTCAGCATCAAAATGGAGAGATTCATCATCTGGTCGTCATGTTGAATATGACCAAAAGCCGGATGTTTTCAGGTACTACTTCCTTTAGTAAGGCTATGCATGGTCAATGGTTAGGTTGTAAGATGgttcaaagaaagaaagaaagaaagctaAACCACTTTTCTGTTTTACTTAACATGATATTTTTTGGAAGCCTGATATAATTTCTGACTTTTGATAGGGGAACTGTACGCTATGTGAGTGTACATGCACCTTGAAACAAGATTACAAGACCAATTTGAAAATTATAGGTGGATGTAGTCCTCAGTTATAACCAAAACAGATCATTTGAACTGACatacaaatattttataaatgagTCAAAGCACCAAAAGTAAAAGGAAATATTTTAGATGTTTTTCTTAGGTTAGTGGTTGCATGTGTATCTTATATTGGGGTTGGATGTGGTATTGGTACAAATgtaacattttttattttaccaATTTGTGAGAAGTAATGGATACCTCATAACCATTCCTTTCCTTTTTTGATAGAGTCCAGTAATTATACCTCATAACAttgtcctttttttttcttcatgcaCCTTGTTCTGAGAGAATGAAATTCAGTGTCCCCAAGCCTTGAGTgtttgttatttttctttatgCTTTATATTAATTGGATGTTTCAATTCTTTGCAATTGtctacaaaattaatattttagaaTTCTGAATGCTTGTGATGTATTTTCAGGATTGATTGTTGTTGGAACTAAAAACAACAATAAAATGAAAAGAGCCTTCAAGAGGGAGCATGAAGTGGAATTGCTGCCAACTTctttatatatgtaaatatgaacTAAAAGTACAATTTTTCACGTGTGTGTATAGATTTTTGTATTATGTTTTACATTGATTTTgtactaaatatttttttttagtttgtattttgtttatctattttataaaaattaattttgatattttattaatgtttttttttgtaaatattataataaaaaatagaattgataaaataattaaattaaaaaactaataaaattatatattaaaaaaattatttaatttattattaattttgctaCCAAATTTTAGTAGCAAAAGTATCGAATTTTCAAGTACAAAACAAATAATTTGCTACTAATTTTGTGATTGTTTGCTACCAAATTGTGGTAGTAAAATGATTTTGGTGGattgaaaatataataaattttaatgACACAAATTCTTTAGCTACCAATTTAAATGCCATTGGCTACTAAATTACAGTATCAAAAAACCTCTAGTAGTCCCGTAAAGTGGTGTTTTAGCTactagatttaatatttttagcTACTAAAAAATTAGTAGCAAATAAGAATAATTAGCTACAATTTTTTTTGGTAGCAAGAAACCTTTAGCGACGGGGTTTTAGCTACGAACCAGCTACCataaaattttggtagcaaataGGGTATTAGCTACCAAAAAGACCTAGTTTGCTACCAGTTTTTTGGTAGCTAAAAGACTATTTTTTTTGTAGTGTATATGAATGGGAtggagaaaataaaaaatatattatctatattatttttactaatttgataatacatagaaagtgcttgaaaaaATCTATATACcattattaaatataaataaagataataagatgaaaaaatagagatgaaagataatagatcactcaaatatataaacttgaaGAACatagtgaatcaaaaataccaaataaaGTCATACTGCATAGAGGATCATcataaccttcctaagaaggttagcctattatgctagacattctcataaaattctagagagaaaatttgagaaatgagactaaaatttggtagagttttgctacctaaaaattacataccaaatgtgaaagaacagtccctatttatagaagaaaaaaatgactaaaaagaaattaaactacaaatggggtttacaaaataaattggaaacattaataataaaatatgattttgaaaaattaaatcttattattaatattaacctagctattttagtgaatgatCATCATGcatatttttctaaattaatacaaaatgtatgctttaaagctcaaaatggaaagGTCCAAGGCCCAAAGTGCACATTGGTGGGTGGCTGGTGGCATTGACCAATTCGTAGCCAATGGAAGGAAGCCACATGTTGTGGCTGGAGGCTTGGTTGCAGGAGGGAAACCGGGCTGGTGGGTCGAATTTGGCTAAGTCGTGGTTCGGGTCATGCAGGCAGAGGTGCGGGTCGAGCACGTGGTGTAGGCGGGTCGCAGAGGTGGGCATGCAGGTCACGCATCAGAAGCAGCTGCCGCCAAGTGTTTAGCGTAGAACTGGCCACGTGGTGCGTTGGGAGGCGGGCTGGATTAGGGAGTTGGGCCTGGTTTTATGGGCTTTAGtcttcaaaaataccacattttccttcttctcttcaatttcaaatatttatttcttatttcttttcATTAATGCCCAAATGCAAtttattctttaaaatttaacacaaattaaattaaaattaatattttcaattataaaagtATATCAtataaaattcatgaaaatatcaattaaaagttaatttattttagcatttaatatcaataaaataacattttcaactactaatcacaacccccaactagcatTTTGCTAGTGTCTAGCAGTTCAAGTGGATAAAAATGATTACCAAGATGAATTAGTGAGCTAAATTATGCAAAATTACTTACCAAAAATGTTTAGCGAGAATTTAGAAAATactatttaaaactatcaaaattgtaattcaagagttttgtgtgtgtgcaccaaaccatatcgtTCTTTCCAAAATTCATAACACACAGtattgaaaaatcaccaaagaataaagtctcaactccaaatcctcacaaatgtattgaaaatatttttacaggagatggttgacactcttggagttggaaatttatCAATTCACACTACAAAATGGATGTAATtgttttaggacaaacaatgtcaacgaatattgatcaaaagataaGATAGGCTAATCAATTAATTGGAATCTAAGTGACATTAAAACCTTTGGAGttttacaaaatgatattaagagccaaaataaagaacaaaacaaaattagataaataaaatgcacaaacttttttttttgatgacataaattgaaaacaaatgtagcagtgttgaattttttttcttcaacaaaactacaaaagatgaagatgaaaaatgttgctcttgttctttttttttcattcatttttttaatatatttcttcttttttttttttttctataatttttttttgacaagagacaacataaaaataaagagaaaaaaatacaagaaattaaaaaggaaattacaattaaatacaacaaaggttctttaaaacaaaaattattcctctagtaaatgtcatgttttaaaatcccaaaaattaattttcccaactcaaatgatcaatagaagtttttaaaattgttttctcattctcacaactcacaaaaattaaaagttttaaacTTTAGGATTTTGCTCAACTAAATGTGTTATcaatttttttcaatgtttggttgtgagtgaaattactctaaaaaattacttcctaatagtaaaaTAGCTAAAACTATCCACACAAATTTTGTTGTcatgaattttgcaaaaatttaactcaacatttcaaaatggtaatcaaaatatatttcaacgcatgaatatgctcaccacccccaactttaaatgagacattgtcATCAATGTCTAACGTTAAGCCCATTGTGGAAGTAAAAGGGAATATGATAACAAACAACAATAAAACCCAAAAAGTAAAATTcgcaacataaaataaagacacaaattaaaataaagcacagtaaaaagaaagataaaacctgatcagtctttggtagacaaaagcatcGCTCTCAGGTAAGTCTATCGACTACATGTTTCCATACTATcctgtatcaaaaatgaattttcttttatcatgcgtctcaaaaatcaaagcgttagtaacatttttcaggataaagaaaatgttgtGTTTCAAAATCGTGGAGGAAATTGAGCGAATGTTTCATTGCAAATGTGTTTATGATTTCCTCATTgattaagtctatcacatcagtatgatagctctcatttttctttggagtggttggaagaatttcTGCATGGGAAAGAGAATGGTAATGACATCATCCTCATTGGATTTGGAACTGGGAGTAGGGGATGGTGTTATGGTCTCAGATTGAGACGGGAATTGatttaaattatgtgaaataatagGGCTGGACAATTATGAAAGTTTAGTACCAGTTTCTctaaaatcttccacaaattgtCTATTGAACTCTCTTTGCAcctctataaatgtgtgtaaagtgtccTCTTAGGAATTCGTATTAGTCCAGACATTATATGAAGGTTCATGTGGGAAGTTAGGAAAATTTTGCTCAAAATTCATGTGAGGCGGTGCTTGAtagttgtactcaggcttccaactaaagtctacggggttggtccaactagaattatgGTTCCTATACTCGACTCTTGCAAAGTCACAATAACGTTCATCATAATCTACCTCGGGAACCTCGTAACTTTCTTTatcaaacttagtttctaagacctcaagttctcggtactctcttacactaagtttgtATGCACTCCTAAAACGTCTAGTACCCTTAGTAGCACTAGAATAATGATTGTTTCCGAATGAAGAATAATACATTGGAATATAAAGCTCGAAatgtttcttctcttcttcatttttttttgtattttttttatgatttttttttgttttacttgtttCCAGAACGGTCTCACTTAAGCCCCACACTTTATCTAGAGATCCACGATGTTCAtagataattgtggaggggtcacaattcaTAAAAACAGTCATCTTACAACCAatacttactagaactccccgaggttactaagtAAACATGGATGGaactttactcaaattgacctttaagcaaaaattgcttatgttgacaaaacaagctttgttttattatttttgttgttgttatattttatgatttttttaagatttaaaacctaaaaataaaaaaaaaactaataacaaaaaaaataaaaaataaataaagagacaaatctaacaataataaaaaaaattaatctagaCACAAGAAATAAGATGCTCACAAAACCGAAAAATATATTTGTAACGTcccgtaaaatctcttaacataatttgcggaaaaacataaccattttctaaaataaggtaaccgaaaatccatataaaaaaaacttttcaaaacatgcaaaagttcggaagtatgcgcatacttaaaagtaaattacaatgtcataattctaaaacattcaacaagcccaaaataaGTTCTTAGTTACAATATGGGTTctagtccccaaaacataaattcccaaaaggtcggtccacatgtatatcctcgcagataaactccagcgctaactaatccactttgcctttgagcttacctacaacacgaaacaactaggtaagcaaaacgcttagtaagaacaacttaacaaacataaccacataaacgaAGCAAGAACTTAaactaactgtaactaggcagataaCCAACAAAGAATAGGATTTTGATGAAatcgaaccctaacatacaatttaagaacgtgcgaacgtcctggcaaacttatggtcatacctcataaccaaaattcataTCCTGAAGGTACacctgcacttagaaaatcccagagcatacatacagtcttaactggtaacatacatacttacttactcagtcatatcttaacatacatacctacttattcattcatatcttaacatacttacttagtcattcatatcttaacgtacatacatatttagtcattcatatctcaacgtacatacatacttactcATTAATATCTTAGCATACATACACACTTACTTGCTTAGGGTTCtagaggaaccttcaacataactTAGCATATCTTAGCAAAGCTTAACATATCTTAGTACATCTTAACATGTCTTACCATAACGTAACATATCTTAGTacatcttaacatatcttaccatagcgtcAACGAGcgtaaactagttacaccggttacccagactcctagaagaattcgacatactttcttagtcatagagatttgattccggaattaacttacttatgtgtcataGAGTTTGATCGGACTCTTATGTCACAAGTGTtaaaccagacttcttacatgtTGCGGTAGCCAActgaccttagttacatagtcaccggTGGCGAACTGGTTTCTTACTTAGTTCCTCAGTGGCTAGCCGGATTCATAGTTGTCACGGTT
It includes:
- the LOC133822468 gene encoding casein kinase 1-like protein HD16 isoform X3; the encoded protein is MHWIMEMHGPSLWDIWNTNNQMLSEDTVACIAVEAISILEQLHFKGFVHGDVKPENFLLGLPGTPNEKKLYLIDLGLASKWRDSSSGRHVEYDQKPDVFRIDCCWN
- the LOC133822468 gene encoding casein kinase 1-like protein HD16 isoform X1 codes for the protein MHWIMEMHGPSLWDIWNTNNQMLSEDTVACIAVEAISILEQLHFKGFVHGDVKPENFLLGLPGTPNEKKLYLIDLGLASKWRDSSSGRHVEYDQKPDVFRGTVRYVSVHAP
- the LOC133822468 gene encoding casein kinase 1-like protein HD16 isoform X2 translates to MEMHGPSLWDIWNTNNQMLSEDTVACIAVEAISILEQLHFKGFVHGDVKPENFLLGLPGTPNEKKLYLIDLGLASKWRDSSSGRHVEYDQKPDVFRGTVRYVSVHAP